One genomic window of Fusarium keratoplasticum isolate Fu6.1 chromosome 3, whole genome shotgun sequence includes the following:
- a CDS encoding SWIRM domain-containing protein — protein sequence MADKPHSVYTCAMQPSTTFDKNSSSNKPTQFKSSPFFSSSSLFSSPFHQLPSINTNTITMATNAPHSAQALNSMGPPAHPASSMASKKYDLSSLMSPPDQVHDSFNHGHHQSDISKPAASNDSSKHPMPMSPPISPYSKAMSTAETPTTPPHQVKDPVLYPAEEVPSSPAQTPLFAPAELEDHRRIVDDHVRARSPTSFAGVIPPKREEYELALTFRSQVMKHYTANRKAWLLKERAFLEADRRAHAQRYHTILPAAKPAAAKPTRARGDRVQKPQSAPRPIRTHPGAATTGPIRPAPRVSATPEPSRRVVAPNREDKDFRALPDYCPPLNSLPNRPNSLKVDWKGQPVDLSNDPHVSLLHPDEVSLASNLRLDCATYLTSKRRIFERRLLCLRNNKEFRKTDAQQACKIDVNKASKLWTAFDRVGWLDADWVRQYL from the coding sequence ATGGCTGACAAACCACATTCTGTGTATACCTGCGCCATGCAACCTTCCACCACATTCGACAAGAACAGTTCGTCAAACAAACCGACTCAATTCAAGTCATCTccattcttctcttcctcttctctgtTTTCTTCCCCCTTTCATCAACTTCCATCAATCAACACAAACACCATCACAATGGCGACGAACGCGCCTCACAGCGCCCAGGCGCTCAACTCAATGGGCCCTCCTGCCCATCCTGCTTCTTCAATGGCCTCCAAGAAGTACGACCTCAGCAGCTTGATGTCGCCTCCGGACCAGGTTCACGATAGCTTCAATCACGGTCATCACCAATCTGACATCAGCAAGCCTGCGGCTTCGAACGACTCGAGCAAGCACCCAATGCCAATGTCCCCTCCCATCTCTCCTTACAGCAAGGCGATGTCGACGGCCGAGACTCCCACCACTCCTCCTCACCAGGTTAAGGACCCCGTTCTCTACCCTGCCGAGGAAGTCCCTTCCAGCCCTGCTCAGACTCCTCTCTTTGCTCCCGCCGAACTCGAAGACCACCGCCGTATTGTCGACGACCATGTCCGCGCCCGATCTCCTACCTCTTTCGCCGGAGTGATCCCACCCAAGCGCGAAGAGTATGAGCTCGCCCTCACTTTCCGATCTCAAGTCATGAAGCACTACACGGCCAACCGAAAGGCATGGCTTCTCAAGGAGAGAGCATTCCTCGAGGCTGACCGCCGCGCCCATGCCCAGCGATACCATACCATCCTGCCCGCCGCTAAGCCTGCTGCCGCCAAACCAACCCGGGCGCGCGGCGACCGGGTCCAGAAGCCCCAGTCTGCCCCGCGACCGATCCGTACCCACCCCGGCGCCGCCACCACCGGCCCCATTCGACCTGCTCCACGTGTTAGTGCCACGCCTGAGCCCTCTCGTCGGGTCGTGGCCCCCAACCgcgaggacaaggacttCAGGGCGCTTCCCGACTACTGCCCTCCTCTAAACTCGCTGCCCAACCGACCCAACAGCCTCAAGGTGGATTGGAAGGGACAGCCTGTTGACCTGAGCAACGACCCTCATGTCAGCCTCCTACACCCCGACGAGGTGTCACTCGCCAGCAACCTGCGACTGGATTGCGCTACGTACCTGACCAGCAAGCGACGCATCTTTGAGCGACGACTCCTCTGCCTCCGCAACAACAAGGAGTTCCGCAAGACGGATGCGCAGCAGGCCTGCAAGATCGACGTCAACAAGGCCTCCAAGCTTTGGACCGCCTTTGACCGGGTTGGTTGGCTCGACGCCGACTGGGTTCGCCAGTACCTGTGA
- a CDS encoding GRIP domain-containing protein encodes MFQRFKSAIDRTIAEEQARQQSAAQSRTPSRTASTSSRKANASPTKRDRAKKAAADAGDAVNPDPAVFEAAFVIDDSDEPSRAGTPKPPAAADETKGEKSTEQTSDSDDKPSETKDESAADKAPEGVADAPAAKPEPPAKSQELTPEIRQKLRKLEKLEATYPELLRSYRVAHRRATAIEPFEKALRENTPLTSIGDPEALVEYLNQLNLRSDMVMEELKKVSADKDELQKKHNEAEEKAKKLEEELETLKAGNADQPKPEGADKPEDAQEEQQEEAAPEKAKSPVASVIGMFSPKHRPQKSVSEVTESKESSEEFFSYDDEFPQLQAEVASKSEEIEDLKAKVESLQQELATVKENSDGLVESLENATRELSESRDAVSTQQSLQTQLEARNKEIESLNQRLQDARAQLKKLEEEKTTQATKVEEMEASLATSDKRAKELDAELTKASNAKNISKKLIDDLNTQINALKKEKSESQTKIDELTKKLETQTAPPTPTPTATPTPAPSQPAATPAATGGGKKKNKKKKGKGGAGGASAPAPAAEAAPATPEPAPATPVETPGNAALEAEIAQLKEEVAEKDSQIERLSKKRKTEEDLREEIESLEENLLTIGQDHVEAKEKIKSLEAEKVDLKAQIADLEKKVSSSASDAQASSKLQGEIDTLKTEYDDLKEKTATLQADLGAAQQLAQNRFKDLTDLREVLQKAQPELKSLRQESATLKTTKEELATKVKELKDMEKREKDLKRDVERVQKISSDRETEIKGLQEKLTAETNAKLQLENAQRVSGRDLRRSEAEKVELSAKAEKAERELQTVQEELGKLRPRVKELEEQMHKLKREKTAAQEEVDFKAQQYANAQGLLSSMRDQTAEMSVQLKESKSQAESLEEELAEVQRLLQERTREGETMRRLLADVDERADNKVRDMRARMEAAVEERDRIEDESSTLARRKTRETEDLKQKLRDLEREVKTLTNERDELEHREKEWRRRREELESVEEKAEAEASELRTTSSQLRTALDASENQVREVEKQRAELRRMLEESRQRYEKLSKDLKAAQTKLVASSSRSSFDSVRSGSNGSPAAAGGAADTVYLKTILLQFLEQKDTKLRAQLVPVLGKLLRFDKSDEQKWTKAVQHIEVR; translated from the exons ATGTTCCAA CGATTCAAGAGCGCCATCGATCGGACCATTGccgaggaacaagcccgccAACAGTCAGCTGCCCAGTCGAGAACCCCCTCCAGAACAGCCTCGACATCGTCGCGCAAGGCTAATGCCTCCCCAACGAAGCGCGATAGAGcaaagaaggcggcggccGATGCGGGCGACGCTGTGAACCCTGACCCCGCCGTCTTCGAGGCTGCTTTTGTGAtcgacgacagcgacgagCCCAGCCGAGCCGGCACCCCGAAGCCACCAGCCGCAGCCGATGAGACAAAGGGCGAGAAATCGACGGAACAGACCAGCGATTCGGATGACAAGCCTTCAGAGACCAAGGATGAGTCTGCCGCGGACAAGGCTCCCGAAGGTGTTGCGGACGCGCCAGCAGCGAAGCCTGAGCCGCCAGCAAAGTCTCAGGAGCTGACTCCGGAGATTCGCCAAAAGCTGCGCAAGTTGGAGAAACTCGAGGCAACATATCCAG AGTTGCTACGGTCTTATCGTGTCGCCCATAGAAGGGCCACTGCCATCGAGCCCTTCGAGAAAGCGCTTCGTGAAAACACGCCCTTGACATCCATCGGCGACCCCGAGGCTCTCGTGGAATACCTGAACCAACTAAACCTCCGAAGCGACATGGTAAtggaggagctgaagaaggtgTCCGCGGACAAGGATGAGCTACAGAAGAAGCACaacgaggctgaggagaaggccaagaagcttgaggaggaattGGAGACGCTGAAGGCTGGCAACGCCGATCAACCCAAGCCCGAAGGCGCAGACAAGCCCGAGGATGCCCAGGAGgagcagcaagaggaggCTGCTCCTGAGAAAGCCAAGTCACCAGTCGCCTCCGTCATCGGCATGTTCTCGCCAAAGCACCGACCTCAAAAGTCTGTTTCTGAAGTCACCGAGTCTAAGGAGTCTAGTGAGGAGTTCTTCTCTTACGACGACGAATTCCCCCAGCTCCAGGCTGAGGTAGCCTCCAAGTCCGAGGAGATTGAagatctcaaggccaaggtagAGAGTCTGCAGCAAGAGCTCGCCACTGTCAAGGAGAACAGCGATGGACTTGTTGAGAGCCTCGAGAACGCAACTCGGGAGCTCAGCGAGTCCCGTGATGCTGTATCCACCCAACAGTCTCTTCAAACTCAACTAGAAGCTCGAAACAAGGAGATCGAGTCTCTAAACCAGCGACTGCAGGATGCGCGAGCACAActcaagaagcttgaagaagaaaagaccACCCAGGCGACCAAAgttgaggagatggaggcttcACTTGCTACTTCAGACAAACGGGCGAAGGAGTTGGATGCGGAGCTCACTAAGGCTTCCAACGCCAAGAACATCTCCAAGAAGCTTATCGACGACCTCAACACTCAGATCAAtgccttgaagaaggagaaatCTGAGAGCCAAACTAAGATTGACGAGCTGACCAAGAAACTCGAGACCCAGACTGCTCCCCCAACTCCCACCCCCACTGCGACGCCCACACCCGCACCTTCGCAGCCTGCTGCGACTCCAGCGGCAACGGGCGGCggtaagaagaagaacaagaagaagaagggcaagggtggtgctggtggtgcttcTGCTCCCGCCCCGGCAGCTGAGGCCGCTCCCGCTACCCCTGAGCCGGCGCCTGCAACTCCGGTCGAGACACCTGGAAACGCAGCACTTGAGGCAGAGATTgcccagctcaaggaggaggttgccgAAAAGGACAGCCAGATCGAGCGTCTAagcaagaagcgcaagacggaggaggacTTGCGGGAGGAGATTGAGTCTCTGGAGGAGAACCTCCTTACCATCGGCCAAGACCAcgttgaggccaaggagaagatcaagagcctcgaggccgagaaggttgACCTCAAGGCGCAGATtgccgacctcgagaagaaggtcagCTCATCTGCATCAGATGCCCAGGCCAGCTCCAAGCTTCAGGGCGAGATTGACACCTTGAAGACGGAGTATGACGATCTCAAGGAGAAGACAGCTACTCTACAGGCTGATCTCGGTGCTGCTCAGCAACTTGCGCAGAACCGATTTAAGGACCTCACGGACCTCCGAGAGGTGCTACAGAAGGCGCAGCCAGAGCTCAAGAGCCTGCGCCAGGAGTCTGCTACGCTCAAGActaccaaggaggagcttgctaccaaggtcaaggagctcaaggacatggagaagcgagagaaggATCTGAAGCGAGATGTGGAGCGAGTCCAGAAGATTTCATCAGACCGAGAGACGGAGATTAAGGGTCTACAGGAGAAGTTGACAGCTGAGACGAACGCCAAGCTTCAGCTTGAGAATGCTCAACGTGTGTCGGGACGAGACCTCCGACGATCAGAGGCTGAGAAGGTCGAGCTCAGTGCCAAGGCAGAGAAGGCAGAGCGTGAGCTTCAGACGGTTcaggaggagcttggcaaGCTGCGGCCTAgagtcaaggagctcgaggagcagaTGCACAAGCTCAAGCGAGAGAAGACGGCGGCGCAAGAAGAGGTTGACTTCAAGGCACAGCAGTATGCCAACGCCCAGGGTTTGCTGAGCAGCATGCGAGACCAGACGGCCGAGATGTCGGTGCAGCTTAAGGAGTCCAAGTCACAGGCAGAATCACTGGAAGAGGAACTGGCTGAGGTGCAGCGCCTACTCCAGGAGCGTACTCGCGAGGGTGAGACGATGCGACGACTGCTGGCCGACGTTGATGAGCGTGCCGACAACAAGGTTCGCGACATGAGGGCACGGATGGAGGCAGCAGTCGAGGAGCGTGATCGAATCGAAGATGAGTCGAGCACACTGGCGCGACGCAAGACACGCGAGACAGAGGATCTGAAGCAGAAGCTACGGGATCTGGAACGCGAGGTCAAGACACTCACAAACGAGCGAGACGAGTTAGAGCACCGAGAGAAGGAGTGGCGTCGTCGACGAGAGGAGCTGGAGTcggttgaggagaaggccgaggccgaggcttcAGAGCTCCGAACGACATCATCACAACTCCGCACGGCACTCGATGCGTCAGAGAACCAGGTGCGCGAGGTGGAGAAGCAGCGGGCTGAGCTACGGAGAATGCTCGAGGAGTCCCGACAACGGTACGAGAAGCTGTccaaggacctcaaggcgGCGCAGACAAAGCTCGTTGCCAGCTCAAGCCGGAGCTCTTTCGACTCGGTGCGAAGCGGTAGCAATGGATCACCTGcggcagctggaggagctgcggACACGGTCTATCTCAAGACGATCCTGTTGCAGTTCTTGGAGCAGAAGGATACCAAGCTTAGGGCACAGCTTGTGCCGGTGTTGGGCAAGCTATTGCGATTTGACAA GTCGGACGAGCAGAAGTGGACCAAGGCAGTGCAACATATTGAAGTTCGATAg
- a CDS encoding Endoplasmic reticulum junction formation protein lunapark — translation MVAFWPWKGESADFEKTLSTLSSKIADTQASLDKVRSNSRRARVLWTLYLSFAYLVYTIVLLLVVGYKNLGAYEWTGLCSGPLLIYTTRTTLAAYYNFRIESLSARLKDHQQERAKTIQKLKDATKYDSTMELIEKYGGDGPTKGKKKKGGAEDNSEDKMDGKNHPGGSPAQGVPGRTRMPPPPTANIQRREGPPAGSPMPAPNPLEPGAEFAPNAEFSGPPPAFFPGTPNPPPSTYSSYSTSETHWYDRIFDVLLGEDETAPKNRIVLICQSCCLVNGQAPPGTKTLAEMGSWRCMSCGALNGEMDEGQRIVNEVLDAARDAAAEEETTSSDDIVDVTVDDVKKESEDDGPAAGVRKRRGKGKK, via the exons ATGGTGGCCTTTTGGCCCTGGAAG GGCGAATCCGCCGACTTCGAAAAGACCCTGTCCACGCTCTCTAGCAAGATCGCCGACACACAGGCCTCCCTCGACAAGGTCCGATCCAACTCCCGCCGCGCCCGTGTTCTTTGGACCCTCTACCTTTCCTTTGCCTACCTCGTTTACACCATCGTCCTGCTGCTCGTTGTCGGATACAAGAACCTCGGCGCATACGAATGGACCGGCCTGTGCAGCGGACCGTTGCT CATCTACACTACTCGCACGACCCTCGCCGCTTACTACAACTTTCGCATCGAGAGCCTCAGCGCTCGTCTCAAGGATCACCAGCAGGAGCGCGCAAAGACTAttcagaagctcaaggatgccaCCAAGTATGACTCCACCATGGAGCTGATCGAGAAGTACGGCGGCGACGGACCGacaaagggcaagaagaagaagggcggcGCCGAAGACAACTCCGAAGATAAGATGGACGGCAAGAATCATCCCGGTGGCAGTCCTGCTCAGGGTGTCCCGGGCCGCACTCGCATGCCGCCTCCTCCTACGGCCAATATTCAGCGCCGAGAGGGTCCCCCCGCCGGTAGCCCCATGCCCGCCCCGAACCCCTTGGAGCCCGGTGCCGAGTTTGCGCCTAATGCCGAGTTCTCTGGCCCTCCTCCGGCTTTCTTCCCCGGCACGCCCAATCCCCCACCGAGCACGTACTCCTCCTATTCGACCTCCGAAACGCACTGGTACGACCGCATCTTTGacgtcctcctcggtgaagACGAGACGGCCCCCAAGAACCGCATCGTCCTAATCTGCCAGTCCTGCTGCCTCGTCAACGGCCAAGCCCCTCCCGGAACAAAGACCCTCGCTGAGATGGGCTCCTGGAGGTGCATGTCGTGCGGAGCGCTCAACGGAGAGATGGACGAGGGCCAGCGTATCGTGAACGAGGTGCTCGATGCGGCCAGGGATGCTGCCGCTGAAGAGGAAACCACCTCTAGCGACGATATCGTCGATGTGACGGTTGACGatgtgaagaaggagagtgAAGACGATGGACCCGCCGCGGGAGTTAGAAAGCGAAggggcaagggcaagaagtaA